One Micromonospora sp. FIMYZ51 genomic window carries:
- a CDS encoding NAD(P)H-hydrate dehydratase produces MRSVDEVLAAFCADDIRAAELPVLARLPEGGLMDRAAAALNSVCARILRESSGGVYGRRVVMLVGSGNNGGDALLAGAHLQRGGAQVTAAMVGGHAYERGLRAFVGAGGRVIDAREPAGEDRISRLLERAELVLDGIVGISGRPGLSGVSKRLAAAVPRAATVVAVDMPSGLDPDTGEIHGECLAADVTVSFGTLKPCLLLPPAAHVAGRLVHVPVGIDEGLPARPYVRRLTDAGVAARWPVPNHAGHKYTRGVLGVVAGSDAYPGAAVLAVLGAQRAGVGIVRFIGPRHVTDHVLRAVPEAVPGKGRVQAWLLGSGVESDTDQDEAIDQALASGLPCVVDAGALTACVRQRSGGVRAAEADTVLLTPHAGEVSRMLGQLGTPVPRSEVEARPAFYATLLAKQVDATVLLKGPTTLVASPEGWLSSQNDGPSWLATAGTGDVLAGIAGALMAQGVDAMDAGAMAAFVHGRAGARASAGGPIAAGDVAAATPAVIAGLLTGRSSGTDGWMRGHRFISLG; encoded by the coding sequence ATGCGTTCTGTGGACGAGGTTCTGGCGGCTTTTTGCGCTGACGACATCCGGGCCGCTGAGCTGCCGGTCCTGGCTCGCCTGCCCGAGGGCGGCTTGATGGACAGGGCCGCTGCGGCACTCAACTCGGTGTGTGCCCGGATACTGCGGGAGAGCAGCGGTGGAGTCTACGGCCGCCGTGTCGTGATGTTGGTTGGTAGCGGTAACAACGGAGGCGACGCGCTTCTTGCCGGTGCTCATCTTCAGCGTGGCGGTGCGCAGGTCACCGCCGCAATGGTCGGAGGCCACGCCTATGAGCGTGGTCTCCGAGCGTTCGTCGGTGCTGGCGGCCGAGTCATAGATGCACGGGAACCCGCAGGTGAAGACCGGATAAGCCGCCTGCTCGAACGAGCAGAACTCGTGCTCGATGGGATTGTCGGCATCAGTGGTCGACCTGGCCTGAGCGGGGTGTCGAAGCGACTGGCAGCGGCGGTTCCACGCGCAGCTACGGTCGTCGCAGTTGACATGCCCAGCGGTCTTGACCCGGACACCGGCGAGATCCATGGGGAGTGTCTGGCCGCCGATGTGACCGTGTCCTTCGGCACGTTGAAGCCTTGTCTCCTCCTGCCACCAGCGGCCCACGTCGCTGGACGGCTCGTGCACGTGCCGGTCGGCATTGACGAGGGTCTGCCGGCTCGGCCGTACGTGCGCCGGTTGACCGACGCCGGTGTGGCGGCGCGGTGGCCGGTGCCGAACCACGCCGGTCACAAGTACACGCGGGGCGTCCTCGGCGTGGTGGCGGGCTCGGACGCCTACCCCGGCGCGGCTGTGCTCGCCGTGCTGGGCGCGCAGCGGGCGGGCGTCGGGATCGTGAGGTTCATCGGCCCGCGCCACGTGACGGATCACGTGCTTCGCGCCGTGCCGGAGGCGGTGCCTGGCAAGGGCCGCGTTCAGGCATGGCTGTTGGGCTCGGGTGTCGAATCGGACACCGACCAGGACGAGGCGATCGATCAAGCGCTGGCATCTGGCCTTCCCTGCGTCGTGGACGCGGGGGCACTCACGGCGTGTGTCAGGCAGCGGTCCGGTGGAGTTCGAGCCGCCGAGGCGGACACCGTACTGCTGACTCCGCACGCTGGCGAGGTCTCGCGGATGCTCGGGCAGTTGGGCACGCCGGTCCCGCGCAGCGAGGTTGAGGCTCGGCCAGCCTTCTACGCAACGCTGCTGGCCAAGCAGGTGGACGCGACGGTCCTGCTGAAGGGACCGACCACGCTGGTTGCCAGTCCAGAGGGCTGGCTATCGAGTCAGAATGACGGGCCGTCGTGGCTGGCGACGGCGGGAACGGGCGACGTGCTGGCCGGGATCGCTGGCGCGCTCATGGCACAAGGCGTCGACGCGATGGATGCCGGTGCGATGGCGGCCTTCGTCCATGGGCGGGCCGGTGCTCGGGCGTCGGCGGGCGGCCCCATCGCTGCGGGCGACGTCGCGGCGGCGACTCCGGCGGTTATCGCTGGCCTCCTGACCGGCCGCTCGTCCGGCACCGATGGCTGGATGCGAGGTCATCGTTTCATTTCGCTGGGATGA
- a CDS encoding HAD family phosphatase, whose product MTARTAVPDGKTYEALIFDWDGTLVDSRDVCFDALARAMGDAGVKLDPDWYWPRQAIASPDMLIVWEQEFGPLPEPIDEIIGRCRFYVQAAAPDLKVAEEIARVARAARRRGQRLGIGSNASTNTVWAGLEATGLDALFDVVVTWSDVPQGRGKPEPDIFLLVAQRLGADPARCLVYEDAEVGVTAALSAGMTAYNVQTGVLHRPVGSPISAAPVHRPAFAAPSLAD is encoded by the coding sequence GTGACCGCGCGCACTGCCGTTCCAGACGGCAAGACCTACGAGGCCCTGATCTTCGACTGGGATGGCACCCTGGTCGACTCCCGCGACGTTTGCTTCGATGCCCTCGCTCGTGCGATGGGTGATGCGGGGGTCAAGCTCGACCCGGATTGGTACTGGCCGCGCCAGGCGATTGCCTCGCCGGACATGCTGATCGTGTGGGAGCAGGAGTTCGGGCCGCTGCCCGAGCCGATTGACGAGATCATCGGCAGGTGTCGCTTTTACGTGCAGGCTGCTGCTCCTGACCTGAAAGTAGCTGAGGAGATCGCGCGGGTGGCTCGTGCTGCGCGGCGTCGCGGTCAGCGGCTTGGCATCGGCTCGAACGCGTCCACGAATACCGTATGGGCAGGGCTGGAAGCCACGGGTCTTGATGCCCTGTTCGATGTCGTCGTGACGTGGAGCGATGTTCCGCAGGGCAGAGGTAAACCTGAGCCGGACATCTTCCTACTGGTGGCACAGCGACTCGGTGCCGATCCGGCCCGCTGCTTGGTGTACGAAGACGCCGAAGTGGGAGTCACGGCGGCCCTCTCGGCTGGCATGACGGCCTACAACGTGCAGACCGGTGTTCTCCACAGGCCGGTTGGCAGTCCGATCAGTGCCGCTCCGGTACATCGGCCTGCGTTCGCGGCACCAAGCTTGGCCGATTGA
- a CDS encoding DUF2637 domain-containing protein — MRTRTDKLLLILTALFVGGLAFVAGAISFAHMRELALEHGQLGWKSLAFPISVDGLEIVASLYLVAQRRAGQPTGWIPWIALIVGTAASLAANVAVGGADPIGKALAGWPAVSMLVSIKLLFAMIDHTKDDQRTIVRDDQRTAGSVPDVPGTVQQAGRDGTTPSGTAPGERTSSPVPSAIAPADRAAGTNGGTRVGAGQPAPGGIGDPGGRAAASVGIRAVAHLIPAARAARASLATKGRSLSRDNLADAMRDDGHGVSNARASLLLKILKAEHDVTTIGPASVRPRLQEPEPLSEVVA, encoded by the coding sequence ATGAGGACCCGTACGGACAAGCTGTTGTTGATCCTGACTGCGTTGTTCGTCGGCGGGCTCGCCTTTGTCGCGGGTGCCATCAGTTTCGCGCACATGCGGGAGTTGGCCCTTGAACATGGTCAACTCGGCTGGAAGTCGCTGGCGTTCCCGATCAGCGTGGACGGCCTGGAGATCGTCGCCAGCCTTTACCTCGTCGCGCAGCGTCGCGCCGGGCAGCCTACCGGCTGGATTCCGTGGATCGCGCTGATCGTCGGCACCGCCGCAAGCCTCGCCGCGAACGTCGCGGTAGGCGGCGCGGACCCGATCGGCAAGGCTCTAGCCGGGTGGCCGGCGGTCTCCATGTTGGTCTCGATCAAGCTTCTGTTCGCCATGATCGACCACACGAAAGACGATCAGCGGACGATCGTCCGGGACGATCAGCGGACGGCCGGGAGCGTCCCGGACGTCCCCGGGACCGTCCAGCAGGCCGGACGGGACGGGACGACACCGTCCGGGACCGCCCCCGGCGAGCGGACGAGCAGCCCGGTGCCGTCCGCGATCGCCCCGGCCGACCGGGCCGCCGGGACAAACGGGGGCACCCGGGTCGGCGCGGGCCAGCCTGCTCCGGGCGGGATCGGCGACCCGGGCGGGCGGGCGGCGGCGTCGGTCGGCATCCGCGCCGTGGCGCACCTGATACCGGCGGCGCGGGCGGCCCGCGCGAGCCTCGCCACCAAGGGCCGGTCGCTGTCGCGGGACAACCTCGCGGACGCCATGCGCGACGACGGGCACGGCGTGTCCAATGCACGCGCGTCACTCCTACTCAAGATCCTCAAGGCAGAGCACGACGTGACTACCATCGGCCCGGCGTCCGTCCGGCCCCGTCTGCAAGAGCCGGAACCGCTGTCGGAGGTGGTGGCGTAG
- a CDS encoding AfsR/SARP family transcriptional regulator: MAGGGTVRLQVLGAVRAWRDDAEIDLGPTGRRAVLGLLALAGAQPLPRAEIVHTLWRHQPPPSAINIIQTHVKHLRRLLEPGRPPHSRSVLLPSVGDGYALRVADIDVQRFRELTAAANDLVHGGAQQSASGLLQQALRLWRGAPLADIPALASHPKVIGLLGEQRSALRRYADLMIAAGAPVDVLPVLEEAAADHPLDEAVQARLIRAYQAAGQQARAFATYHAIRGRLVDELGVDPGPELAAAHRALLNNEPPAPDPPAPGDRGESEPTAVAVRAAHPTRPVPNQLPADVPGFVGRGAELTELDRVLTAPDARTPTQICVISGMAGVGKPEPGN, encoded by the coding sequence ATGGCCGGTGGCGGCACCGTGCGGCTCCAGGTTCTCGGCGCCGTACGCGCATGGCGTGACGACGCCGAAATCGATCTCGGGCCCACCGGCCGACGCGCCGTGCTCGGGCTGCTCGCCCTCGCCGGGGCGCAGCCGCTGCCGAGGGCCGAGATCGTGCACACGCTCTGGCGGCACCAGCCACCGCCCAGCGCCATCAACATCATCCAGACCCACGTGAAGCACCTGCGCCGGCTCCTGGAACCCGGACGGCCTCCGCACAGTCGCAGCGTCCTGCTTCCCTCCGTCGGCGACGGCTACGCGCTGCGCGTCGCCGACATCGACGTACAGCGTTTCCGCGAGTTGACCGCCGCCGCGAACGACCTGGTCCACGGTGGTGCACAGCAGTCCGCATCGGGCCTGCTCCAGCAGGCGCTCCGGCTCTGGCGCGGGGCACCGCTTGCCGACATACCGGCGCTGGCCAGCCATCCCAAGGTGATCGGGCTGCTGGGCGAACAGCGGTCCGCACTGCGCCGGTACGCCGACCTGATGATCGCGGCCGGCGCTCCGGTCGACGTACTGCCGGTCCTGGAGGAAGCGGCAGCCGACCATCCGCTGGACGAGGCGGTGCAGGCTCGCCTGATCCGCGCCTACCAGGCCGCGGGCCAGCAGGCGCGGGCCTTCGCCACGTACCACGCGATCCGCGGGCGGCTGGTCGACGAACTCGGCGTCGATCCCGGTCCCGAACTCGCCGCCGCGCACCGCGCCCTGCTGAACAACGAACCGCCGGCGCCCGATCCGCCGGCCCCCGGCGACCGGGGCGAAAGCGAGCCGACGGCGGTAGCCGTGCGGGCCGCCCACCCGACCCGGCCGGTGCCCAACCAGCTACCGGCGGACGTACCCGGCTTCGTCGGCCGGGGCGCCGAACTGACCGAACTCGACCGCGTGCTCACCGCGCCGGACGCCCGGACGCCGACCCAGATCTGCGTGATCTCCGGTATGGCCGGGGTCGGCAAGCCCGAACCCGGAAACTAA
- a CDS encoding thiamine pyrophosphate-binding protein, translated as MVACTVVDYILTRLREQHVDTLFGVPSAFCAPLFDAAPAAGMTAVVTATDLEAGYAADGYARTRGLAAVSVAYGVGTLSLINAIAGAYVERSPIVVINGGPTESHLAGLSDLDVVFSHSIGRPDTDLSAYKLVTASAQRAATTAEVPTIVDTAIATAIRRMRPTYLEISKDLWNRACASPAGPLRLTDPPAGTEQGLAGTIIGLIRAARSPLILVGAEIQRYGLADQVADLITKLGVRWSTALLAKSVLAEQGKGWVGVYDPPRPGPAREAVEQADLLLTLGCVFPNGYAQLLASRREHIVSVYDGTVRIRGGVRQQAELRTLVAALVTQAATAPPRPAPAGVQPTMPAPATGGLTYRQVFERIGVALDDSWLVVPDTFLGVFSAARLPVKGRDGFLCGSVWASIGHSVAASVGASFGSPRRPLVVCGDGGFHMMAQALSTMVRYRIDPVVIVIDNGLYGYEQFILGRRYFEQSGVQPLPYVVLNRWDFVSFATAVGMGSAYSVDTASAFDAALAAAKASSAPALIVAKVDPRTLPADA; from the coding sequence ATGGTGGCCTGCACCGTTGTCGACTACATCCTGACGCGGTTGCGCGAACAGCACGTCGACACGCTGTTCGGGGTTCCGTCCGCGTTCTGCGCGCCGCTGTTCGACGCCGCTCCCGCCGCTGGCATGACCGCGGTGGTCACCGCGACCGATCTCGAGGCCGGTTACGCGGCTGACGGCTACGCCCGTACCAGGGGTCTGGCCGCGGTTTCCGTCGCTTACGGCGTGGGCACGCTGAGCCTGATCAACGCCATCGCCGGTGCGTACGTCGAGCGCAGTCCCATCGTCGTCATCAACGGTGGCCCGACCGAATCCCACCTGGCCGGCCTCAGTGACCTCGACGTCGTCTTCTCGCACTCCATCGGTCGGCCCGACACCGACCTGAGCGCCTACAAACTGGTAACCGCAAGTGCGCAACGGGCCGCCACGACCGCCGAGGTGCCGACGATCGTGGACACCGCCATCGCGACCGCCATCAGACGGATGCGACCCACCTACCTGGAGATCAGCAAGGACCTGTGGAATCGCGCCTGCGCGAGCCCGGCCGGACCGCTGCGACTCACCGATCCCCCGGCCGGCACCGAGCAGGGCCTCGCGGGCACGATCATCGGGCTGATCCGCGCCGCGCGCTCACCGCTCATCCTGGTCGGCGCCGAGATCCAGCGGTACGGACTCGCCGACCAGGTGGCCGACCTGATCACCAAGCTCGGCGTACGGTGGTCCACCGCGCTCCTGGCGAAGTCGGTCCTCGCCGAGCAGGGCAAGGGTTGGGTCGGGGTGTACGACCCGCCGCGTCCGGGCCCGGCGCGCGAGGCGGTGGAGCAGGCGGACCTGCTCCTGACGCTCGGCTGCGTCTTTCCCAACGGGTACGCGCAGCTGTTGGCCAGCCGCCGGGAGCACATCGTCTCCGTCTACGACGGCACAGTGCGGATCAGGGGTGGGGTCAGGCAGCAGGCGGAACTCCGCACGCTCGTGGCGGCGCTTGTCACTCAGGCCGCGACGGCACCGCCCAGGCCGGCACCCGCCGGAGTGCAACCGACGATGCCCGCTCCGGCCACCGGAGGGTTGACCTATCGCCAGGTCTTCGAGCGTATCGGCGTGGCACTTGACGATTCCTGGCTCGTCGTCCCGGACACCTTCCTCGGGGTGTTCTCCGCCGCCAGGCTGCCGGTCAAGGGTCGCGACGGGTTTCTGTGCGGGTCGGTGTGGGCGTCGATCGGGCACTCCGTCGCCGCCTCGGTCGGCGCATCGTTCGGGTCGCCCCGCCGGCCGCTGGTCGTCTGCGGCGACGGTGGCTTCCACATGATGGCGCAGGCACTGTCCACGATGGTGCGGTACCGGATCGACCCGGTCGTCATCGTGATCGACAACGGCCTGTACGGCTACGAGCAGTTCATCCTGGGCCGGCGGTACTTCGAGCAGTCCGGGGTACAGCCGCTGCCGTACGTCGTGCTCAACCGATGGGACTTCGTCAGCTTCGCCACGGCAGTCGGAATGGGATCGGCCTACTCGGTCGACACCGCATCGGCATTCGATGCGGCGCTCGCCGCGGCGAAGGCGTCGAGCGCGCCCGCGCTGATCGTCGCGAAGGTCGATCCGCGCACCTTACCTGCCGACGCCTGA
- a CDS encoding FAD-dependent oxidoreductase yields the protein MCIEPVAGPQVTACQPAFLPICPILGRLAIVVPRSSLNQRGVSPGGVAVMTGANLPTPDFTFVPSAPGACLAGIRPYRRGSYRLDAEDAAGRLVVHNYGHGGAGITLSWGCAAKVREIVRARVAAGSTRDAAVLGAGVMGLTAATRLLDLGLTVTIYADRKPAETTSFKAGGQWAVSIVNYAGKERELAEILRTAHRTFSESIGNGFGVYERDNYAGRPAENLEVVMQLAAGLVHREFLPRMPFEHHTQAGYRYRTLLVEPPTFLRRLEEDLLARGVRFVWKRFRSREEVLTSVPQNIIVNCTGFGARDLWNDDLLCPIKGQLAMLPAQPALDYLYSQNGYLFPRSDHVVIGGTTEYGVADETPDPPCAAGWCSTSPRCSVGPRRSRCRRSTSITRATRRWSTR from the coding sequence TTGTGCATCGAACCTGTTGCCGGCCCGCAAGTGACGGCATGTCAGCCCGCATTTCTGCCGATCTGTCCTATATTGGGGAGGTTAGCGATCGTGGTGCCACGGTCGTCGCTGAATCAGCGGGGTGTGAGCCCGGGAGGGGTGGCCGTGATGACGGGTGCCAACCTGCCGACCCCTGACTTCACCTTCGTCCCGAGCGCGCCGGGTGCCTGCCTCGCCGGGATACGCCCCTACCGGCGGGGCTCCTATCGGCTGGACGCCGAGGATGCCGCGGGCAGGCTGGTGGTGCACAACTACGGCCATGGCGGCGCCGGCATCACGTTGAGCTGGGGATGCGCCGCCAAGGTGAGGGAGATCGTCCGGGCGCGCGTCGCCGCGGGCTCGACACGTGACGCGGCCGTACTGGGCGCCGGGGTGATGGGCCTGACGGCGGCAACCCGGTTGCTCGACCTCGGCCTCACGGTGACCATCTACGCAGATCGAAAGCCGGCCGAGACGACATCGTTCAAGGCCGGCGGCCAGTGGGCTGTGTCGATCGTCAACTACGCCGGCAAGGAACGGGAGCTGGCCGAGATCCTGCGGACCGCCCACCGCACCTTCAGCGAGAGCATCGGTAATGGCTTCGGGGTGTACGAACGGGACAACTACGCCGGCCGGCCGGCCGAGAATCTCGAGGTGGTGATGCAACTCGCCGCCGGGTTGGTGCACCGGGAGTTCCTGCCCCGGATGCCGTTCGAGCACCACACCCAGGCCGGCTACCGGTACCGGACACTGCTGGTCGAGCCGCCGACCTTCCTGCGGCGGCTGGAAGAGGACCTACTCGCCCGCGGGGTCCGCTTCGTCTGGAAGAGGTTCCGCAGCCGGGAGGAGGTGCTCACCTCGGTGCCCCAGAACATCATCGTCAACTGCACCGGCTTCGGTGCGCGCGACCTGTGGAACGACGACCTCCTCTGCCCGATCAAGGGGCAGCTCGCGATGCTCCCGGCACAGCCGGCGCTGGACTATCTGTACAGCCAGAACGGCTACCTCTTCCCCCGCAGCGACCACGTGGTCATCGGCGGCACCACCGAGTACGGCGTCGCGGACGAGACACCCGACCCGCCGTGTGCAGCGGGCTGGTGCAGCACGTCGCCTCGCTGTTCGGTCGGGCCGCGCCGAAGCCGCTGCCGGAGATCCACATCCATCACCCGCGCAACGCGCCGCTGGTCGACGCGGTGA
- a CDS encoding SCO2525 family SAM-dependent methyltransferase, with protein sequence MALTPAAGGCGDPPTSSGPSRSPRQVNTEVEWDGFDPQAYVRHNYADLRPDDRELLRRTRDFFAAAKLADARCVDVGSGANLYPALTLLPFAHAIDLCEWSMSNVRWLRTQVDGYDKLWDPYWQVCVEHPAYAALPDPRRRLAQVGRVCRTSVFDLPAHTWDAGTMFFVACSISADRAEAEHAVARFLRALCPGAPFAVAVMLGSAGYRVGPRSFPAVALHRAEVVAGIAAGADDVTVHEERPRPPLRDGYLSMLLATGRTRG encoded by the coding sequence ATGGCGTTGACCCCGGCGGCCGGCGGTTGCGGCGATCCGCCCACGTCGTCCGGGCCGAGCCGGTCTCCGCGGCAGGTGAACACCGAGGTCGAGTGGGACGGGTTCGACCCGCAGGCCTATGTCCGGCACAACTACGCGGACCTGCGTCCCGACGACCGCGAGCTGCTCCGCCGGACCCGAGACTTCTTCGCCGCAGCGAAGCTGGCCGACGCGCGCTGTGTCGACGTCGGATCGGGTGCCAACCTCTATCCGGCCCTGACGCTCCTGCCGTTCGCGCACGCCATCGACCTGTGCGAATGGTCCATGTCGAACGTGCGCTGGCTGCGTACGCAGGTCGACGGCTACGACAAACTCTGGGACCCGTACTGGCAGGTCTGCGTCGAACATCCGGCGTACGCGGCGCTGCCCGATCCGCGACGGCGTCTGGCGCAGGTCGGCCGGGTCTGCCGGACCAGCGTCTTCGACCTGCCGGCGCACACCTGGGACGCGGGCACGATGTTCTTCGTGGCCTGCTCCATCTCGGCCGATCGGGCGGAGGCCGAACACGCTGTCGCCCGGTTCCTGCGGGCGCTGTGCCCCGGCGCACCCTTCGCCGTGGCCGTCATGCTCGGGTCCGCCGGCTACCGCGTCGGCCCGCGCTCCTTCCCGGCCGTGGCGCTGCATCGTGCCGAGGTGGTGGCTGGCATCGCGGCCGGCGCGGACGACGTGACGGTCCACGAGGAGCGCCCCCGACCGCCGTTGCGCGACGGATACCTGAGCATGCTGCTGGCCACCGGCCGCACCCGCGGCTAG
- a CDS encoding SCO2524 family protein has product MRIQPRQEILDIWRATVRSCWDKGEWHWGGRSGSNSISDAEQLLILLLPAAKIPVLSLDDPDRADDEVVEALGAIGGAIEIPRRLVSIMIDYFRRYTAEDGTPIFGGGGYLTPIEGGPELTEEQRSLDIVDSFAVSVTLTLATIGFVKVYRNATQRRELLAQLDELEAMAGIRLTAAMVGLLRSFSTFVFTSTDKYGRQLCDMVNQDELPRRELVAALREQLRETMASLRSVIIGSGRVTEDLDNSDMLFECGWSWGVIAGAEEVPTSEPIGRQREGSAENAPYLYFTVIAMDAIEDLNSERTRLLGLLNEEQQRLSRALQLRWELTRTYWATVATFGNRRRWPIEDIPWGTTDGDRTDYYTLQTTSLAVKGLLAVGRGGDEELSRIAAVLVELAQRARVTRRASPGESALLVHAPGKRVTLNDAKSTAIMTWVVNEFSTVLLQRAITVAGLLSNARQRSELLELADEVWEHLLLRRIPDGRHRGLWDHVGGAFPGLAPKPDAPSWYLTERVVHALVNAGQLLWDRPFPRAGRLVAYAQDLIDEAEYLFDRELMRGTFAGEAMQRSMRSIRASLRRAQLLVDERPGTAAALANTLLLLLNDITTGQQKASEGI; this is encoded by the coding sequence ATGCGGATACAACCGCGCCAGGAGATCCTCGACATCTGGCGGGCCACGGTGCGGAGCTGTTGGGATAAGGGCGAATGGCACTGGGGCGGCCGAAGCGGTAGCAATTCCATTAGTGATGCCGAGCAACTGCTGATCCTGCTCCTTCCCGCGGCGAAGATCCCCGTGCTGTCGCTCGACGACCCCGACCGCGCCGACGACGAGGTGGTCGAGGCGCTCGGCGCCATCGGCGGTGCGATCGAGATCCCTCGCCGGCTGGTCAGCATCATGATCGATTACTTCCGGCGGTACACCGCCGAGGACGGCACGCCCATCTTCGGCGGCGGCGGCTACCTCACCCCGATCGAGGGCGGCCCGGAGCTCACCGAGGAACAACGGTCCCTGGACATCGTCGACTCGTTCGCCGTCTCCGTCACCCTCACGCTGGCGACTATCGGTTTCGTCAAGGTCTACCGCAATGCCACCCAGCGGCGAGAATTGCTCGCGCAACTGGATGAGCTGGAGGCGATGGCCGGCATTCGACTCACCGCCGCCATGGTGGGCCTGCTGCGCAGCTTCAGTACCTTCGTCTTCACCTCCACCGACAAGTACGGCCGCCAGCTGTGTGACATGGTCAACCAGGACGAGTTACCGCGCCGGGAACTCGTCGCGGCGCTGCGCGAGCAGTTGCGGGAAACCATGGCCAGCCTGCGCAGCGTGATCATCGGGTCGGGCCGAGTCACCGAAGACCTCGACAACAGCGACATGCTCTTCGAATGCGGCTGGTCGTGGGGCGTCATCGCCGGCGCCGAGGAAGTCCCCACCAGCGAGCCGATCGGCCGGCAACGCGAAGGCTCGGCCGAGAACGCCCCCTACCTCTACTTCACGGTCATCGCGATGGACGCGATCGAAGACCTGAACTCGGAACGTACTCGCCTGCTCGGTCTGCTCAACGAGGAACAACAGCGACTGTCCCGGGCCCTGCAACTACGCTGGGAGCTGACCCGGACCTACTGGGCAACGGTGGCGACCTTCGGCAACCGGCGGCGATGGCCCATCGAGGACATCCCGTGGGGCACGACCGACGGCGACCGCACCGACTACTACACCCTCCAGACAACGTCGCTTGCAGTCAAAGGACTGCTCGCCGTCGGACGCGGTGGCGACGAGGAGCTCAGCCGCATCGCCGCGGTGCTTGTGGAGCTGGCCCAGCGGGCTCGCGTCACCCGACGCGCATCGCCCGGCGAGTCAGCGCTGCTCGTACACGCCCCCGGCAAGCGGGTCACCCTCAACGACGCCAAGTCCACGGCGATCATGACGTGGGTCGTGAACGAGTTCTCCACAGTGCTGCTCCAGCGGGCGATCACCGTCGCCGGGCTGCTGAGCAACGCCCGGCAGCGCAGCGAACTGCTGGAGTTGGCCGACGAGGTGTGGGAGCATCTGCTGCTGCGCCGCATTCCCGACGGCCGGCACCGAGGGCTGTGGGACCACGTCGGCGGTGCCTTCCCCGGGCTGGCCCCCAAACCAGACGCGCCGTCCTGGTACCTCACCGAGCGGGTGGTGCACGCGCTGGTAAACGCCGGTCAACTGCTCTGGGACCGGCCCTTCCCGCGCGCCGGCCGGCTCGTCGCCTACGCGCAGGACCTGATCGACGAGGCGGAATACCTGTTCGACCGCGAGCTGATGCGCGGCACGTTCGCCGGCGAGGCGATGCAACGCAGCATGCGCAGCATCCGGGCCAGCCTGCGCCGGGCGCAACTGCTTGTGGACGAACGTCCGGGTACGGCAGCCGCCCTGGCGAACACGCTGCTGCTGCTGCTCAACGACATCACCACCGGGCAGCAGAAAGCCAGCGAGGGGATCTGA
- a CDS encoding SCO2523 family variant P-loop protein, with protein MLVFVTSHKGGTGRSVTAANIAYRSALSGRPTCYLDYDFGSPTAGITFQIPDAVNGVEGAGPNGGGLHRYLRGEIPFPEQLDVWGSSERASLRQRPIGSGPLVLLPGQRNGSEFGFTNDIAKRCAELFLRLEEEFDLTLVDLSAGRSYASQIVLAATATPTLRKVTARWLVFHRWTPQHVTAAADLAFEAGGILAMGKEYGHEPERLRESLRFIRTAVIDSRGPEVGHLDLAQQAFLRKCDTELSELARRRGVGRTTLLGAVPLDPLLQWREQLISDHDVQAKIANVKTVDAIVDLTEKLFDETAWETV; from the coding sequence ATGCTGGTCTTCGTCACGTCGCACAAGGGTGGCACCGGACGCTCGGTGACCGCCGCGAACATCGCCTACCGCAGCGCCCTGTCCGGCCGCCCCACCTGCTACCTGGACTACGACTTCGGCTCGCCGACCGCTGGCATCACGTTCCAGATCCCGGACGCCGTCAACGGGGTGGAGGGCGCCGGGCCCAACGGCGGCGGCTTGCACCGCTACCTGCGCGGCGAGATCCCCTTCCCCGAACAGCTGGATGTCTGGGGTAGCTCGGAACGGGCCAGCCTGCGCCAGCGACCCATCGGCTCGGGCCCGCTGGTGCTCCTACCCGGCCAGCGCAACGGTAGCGAGTTCGGCTTCACCAACGACATCGCCAAACGCTGCGCCGAACTCTTCCTACGGCTGGAAGAGGAGTTCGACCTGACCCTCGTGGACCTCAGCGCGGGCCGCTCGTACGCCAGTCAGATCGTGCTGGCCGCCACCGCGACCCCCACGCTGCGCAAAGTGACCGCGCGCTGGTTGGTCTTCCACCGCTGGACCCCCCAGCACGTCACCGCAGCGGCAGATCTCGCCTTCGAGGCGGGCGGCATCCTCGCCATGGGCAAGGAATACGGCCACGAGCCGGAGCGGCTGCGGGAGTCGCTGCGTTTCATCCGCACGGCGGTGATCGACTCCCGTGGCCCCGAGGTCGGCCACCTCGACCTCGCGCAGCAGGCATTCCTGCGCAAGTGCGACACCGAACTGTCGGAACTGGCCCGCCGCCGCGGCGTCGGGCGCACCACGCTGCTCGGCGCGGTGCCGCTGGACCCGCTGTTGCAGTGGCGGGAACAGCTCATCTCGGACCACGACGTACAAGCCAAAATCGCGAATGTGAAGACGGTGGACGCCATCGTGGATCTGACCGAAAAGCTCTTCGACGAGACCGCATGGGAAACCGTGTGA